The genome window aagtgtttgggttgaaatcggaacacttggttccttaagttggctttaaaaggccaagtttgacttcggtcaatattttgagaaaacgaccccggaatagaattttgacgattccaacagctccgtatggtgattttggacttaggagcatgttcggaattttatatGGAAGTCtgtaattaaattaggcttgaaatggctaaaacaagaatttaagtttggaagtttgaccagggagttgactttttgataccggagtcggaacccagttctgaaaattttcatagctctattatgtcatttatgacttgtgtacaaaatttgaggtcaatcgacttgatttgataggtttcgacatcgaatgtagaagttggaaattctaaattttattaagcttgaattggaacacaattcgtggttttagcgttgttttatgtgatttgaggtttcaaattagtttgtatgatgttttaggacttgttggtatatttggttgaggtccctagggtctcgggtgagtttcggatggttaacggatcaaaagttggacttaaaaagctccTGCAAATTTTCCTTCTGCTGGATTATTTTGGGCTGTGattgagcccagatatcgagcacAGGGTCGACGGCGTGAGGCGAAGCCAGGGATGatgctcagtatcgaagccacgatcgaaggtccagctcgagggccatgatcgaaggcaatgctcgagggccaggatcgagacccaagatcgagggtcacaatcgaaggctcaggttcgatgccatgatcgaggctatgatcgaaggaccaagctcgatgccataatcgaggccatgaccgaggtccaggctcgagcctgtgatcaaaGCCAcaatcgaggcctaggctcgagggccatgatcgaagccacgatcgaggcccagttccgaaggctatctcggcagttttataaaaagagggcattcgtcccattcgccattttaaaaaaattggagcttgagcagatgcgattttggatagattttcaaagaaagacattgggataagtgattttaactcgaatttggtctatatacacaaatatattattgttttcactatgtaattagtgttttgagattgaaatttggaaattttttgaaatctcatagaaacgaatttttgagatttcggtatcgattatgagtcggattttagtgaagctggtatggttggactcgtaattgaatgagttgtcgaatttcgtaacttttgccggatttcgagatgtgggccccacggacaaatttttaatttattttggatttttattgaaaaaggtagtattttcttatgaaattgattcctataattgttagtgattgtatcgaattattcttGGCCAGATtcaagccagacagagttggataatcgtgaaaaaagccttctattggattaaattggagcaaaacgaggtaagtctcttgtctaatcttgtgagggggaaattaccccataggtaattaaggtaataattgttgctaattgtgggggctacgtacgcaccaggtgacgagagtccgtgcgtagctactattaatgctaaagtccgggtagtttaggactcaaagcatgaattacttgtgtaaattatattcttgttTAATcaatattatttaatatatatatatatatatatatatattgtgaattgttagataaaaatatttaaagatgaatctcatatgcttaattttcggtttaaataaataaattgttaaaagaaattgttcatcctcctgaatttatcttataatgaatatactctctttctggaggtacataagaaaatgtcctcctttcttgtggagcgggccgaacgcctcagcaggatagatgcatctatggatcgtgtcgcacgtccctcggcagtgtacacgacactctagatcgggccgaacaacctcggcagaaattatgcttaataataataaatacatgatactttgatagtttattgtagcttgtgaagctaattgataaattggagatctttggaatttaaagaattattattcatgcttgttaaggaattattgttattcctgtaaatgagactaattgataaattcaaaatttattggaatttaattaatatattcagAATTGTTtcatttgaaagaatttaattatttctactggttaaaTACATTATTGTTATagtctgtgaatcatgctgatttagatattctagttttatttcaattattattattgacccatagtgagtgtcaaagtcggctatctcgtctctaccacttcgagattaggcttgatacttactgggtactcgttatttacgtactcatactacacttgctacactttttgtgcaggacctgaggcaagtactagtggggggccTATcgccttacacccacgttatccagaggcctagtggtgagctgcctttctgagccttTCTATAGCTACCGATGtcccttcttatatttatattctgtctatttttatttcacacagtatttgaggttttgtataatctactagaatgctcatacacttgtgacaccaggtcttggcacacacattggttgaattaagagttgcttattttcttggttattttaaattacgggttggcttgcctagctgtagtgttgggcgctatcacaacctataggtgaaattgggtcgtgacaacatagtatcaaagcactaggttcacgtaggtctcacaagttatgagtagacctaatagagtcttgtggatcggtacggagacgtctgtaagATCTACTCCCCTAgctgctagaggtcgaggcagaggccgagagagggctccagcccgtagtagagggcgaggacgttcGAGGACTATTCCTcttatgccaccagtgggtccagcagaggatcccattattgaggagcagggtgaagtgcctgtggcagagccagctcagGTGGATTTCACATTGGCACCGGGTTTCCAGGATgttatgggccgtatgctgcgtttcatggataatatgactcagaccggtttatttctggcagacccagccacatcccaagcaggcgggggagcacagacccctaccgcacaggctcatggacaggcaactgttgtatatcagacctagggtgcactacccgtgggtgaagCCCATCCAgtagcagcagctacacctgagcccaggccagttgtagccgttgatcctcagaaactattggacagatggactagactacatccacctgtctttgggggtgagcgacatgaggatccccaggatttcattgatcggtgcaaggatagaatGTACAACATGAagatattagagtctcatggggtagactttgctactttttagctagagggcagagcccgtagatggtggcagtcttatgttcttggcagaccaacagattctcctcccatgacttaggacagattcacccgtattttcctggacatgtatattccaccctctcagagggaagagttgaggtttcagtttgagtagctccagcaaggtcagatgtcaatgaccgattatgaggcgaggttttctgagttatctcgccatgcacttatgatactccctactgaggcggagagggTGGGGAGGTTTGTTGCAgttttacatactggcattcaggccactatggctcgagaggttgagatgggcacttcttatgagctggtcgtagagatagcccgcaggattgagggtgtacgtcagcggagccgagagcaggttacgaGAGATAAGCgatttaggtattctggagagttcagaggtgctccgtctggagGCAGatgtcagttcgtgagagggtagtccagcaggcccccatatccatcatcaccacctcctcgaggtgctccagtgcgaccctatctcagtgttatatcagagagttcttatcgcccaccagctattcagggttcttctagtgggtattcaggtcaccagggccaggATTCTAGACAACAACTTATCGCACCGAAAAATTATTATGAgggcggggatcccagtcacatacggagattctaTCCCAAACTGTAgtgtagaccagtgcagcagggtcagcatcCTATGATTGCTGCACCAgtttctccaccagtagtccgaccaccaagaggtggaggataggtgggtaggggttgtcctagaggtggaggtcagccaggcggaggctagccagttggcgctacagctcggttctatgcttttccgtccAGACCAGATGCAAAGTTCTCATatgccatgattacaggtattatttctgtttgtggcaaagatgcctcagtattatttgatccaggatctatgtattcatatgtgtcatctctatttgctccattcctgggtgtttctcgtgagtccttgagtactcctgtttatgtgtccactcttgtgggcaattctgttattgtgaacaaTATCTactggtcctgtattattacattctgtggttatgaaactagagcatatCTCTTATTGCTTAAGATGATCGattttaaaattattctgggaatggactggttatctccatatcatgttattttagattgtcatgccaagattgttaccttggctattccagcattgcctaagctggagtagaagagttcgtctgttagttcatttaatcaagttatttcttttataaaggctcaacatatTGTTGATaaaggttgtttggcttatctagcctatgttcgagatactactgCAGAGGCTCCGGCTATTAATTCAGtgcatgtagttcgggagttctccgatgtatttccttcagatcttccaggtatgccacctgatcgtgatattgatttctgtattgacttggctccagatacccaacctatatctatcccaccgtatcgcatggctctgacaaaattgaaagaattgaaagaaaagcttgaggagttactagccaaagggttcgtcagaccgagtgtatcgccttggggtgcaccggtattatttatgaagaagaaggatggaacaatgcagatgtgtattgattatcgccaattgaacaaagtcactattaagaacaagtacccgttttcgcgtattgatgatctatttgaccagttgcagggtgctagggtgttctctaagatcgacttgagttcgaggtaccatcagttgaagattcaggattcggatgttccgaataCTACTTTTCGgattagatatggtcattatgagtttctggtgatgtccttcggtttaactaacgccccgacagcgtttatggatttgatgaatagggtattcaggccatatattgattcgtttgtcattgtcttcattgatgatatcttgatctactcgcgcagtaaggaggagcatgagcagcatatgagagtagtgcttcagacgctGCGGGAACAAatgttatatgctaagttctctaaatgtgagtttggctagagtctgtagcatttttggggcatattgtatcgggcgagggtattgaggttgatcccaaaaagattgaggcagttcagaattggcatcgtcccacttcagcgattgagatcaggagtttcctaggtttaacaggttattatcgtcggttcgtggaggggttttcatctattgcagcacctttgaccaaattaacccagaagggtgctccgttccgatggtctgatgattgtgaggtgagctttcggaagctcaagacagcattgactacatcaccaatgttagtgttgccttccggttcagggatgtatatagtgtattgtgatgcttcacgcgttggtttgggttgtgtattgatacaggaagggcgagtaattgcatatgcttcacgtcagctgaagccccactaGAAGAATTATCTAGTACATGATTTAGAATTAGCTGCGATTGtccacgctcttaagatttggacgcattatctttatggggtgtcttgtgaagtttacactgatcatcgcagtttgcagcatttgttcaagcagagagacctaaatctgagacagcgcagatggcttgagttactaaaagattatgatattactatcctgtatcatccgggcaaagcaaatgtggttgcagacgccttgagtagaaaggcagagagtatgggtagtttggctttcatttcagcagaggagaggccattagctttggatattcaatccttggc of Nicotiana tomentosiformis chromosome 7, ASM39032v3, whole genome shotgun sequence contains these proteins:
- the LOC138895270 gene encoding uncharacterized protein, which gives rise to MTDYEARFSELSRHALMILPTEAERVGRFVAVLHTGIQATMAREVEMGTSYELVVEIARRIEGVRQRSREQVTRDKRFRYSGEFRGAPSGGRCCLAYLAYVRDTTAEAPAINSVHVVREFSDVFPSDLPGRASNCICFTSAEAPLEELSST